Proteins found in one Alicyclobacillus cycloheptanicus genomic segment:
- a CDS encoding aminopeptidase has product MKSFDAMLASYAEVTVNLGLNIQKGQVLVIDAPILSADFVRIVAEKAYDAGAKHVEVNWHDAFLGKTRLLRSSIEALSEYPSWRVESYMRMAQEGAAFLTVHAPQPKLLQDVPTERITASTRAARQALSEYQKMRQSFRVAWSIVNYPTLEWAEQVYPDAAPKERLERLWTAIFRMTRVDQNDPAATWQNHLHSLNTRIRHLNQVQYRRLRYQAPGTDLVVALPENHVWLGGGTTNEQGIFFVPNIPTEEVFTAPIRTGVNGTVRSTKPLFYNGKLIDDFSLRFENGRIVDYDAAVGYDVLQSIIETDEGSHYLGELALVPQSSPIAQEDTIFYNTGFDENASCHLAIGMAYPANISGGTTMSREALLERGVNTSLVHIDFMIGSSELDIDGETQDGEWVPVFRKGEWV; this is encoded by the coding sequence ATGAAGTCATTCGATGCCATGCTGGCGTCATACGCAGAAGTCACCGTCAACCTGGGACTCAACATACAAAAGGGACAGGTGCTTGTGATCGACGCACCCATTCTCAGTGCCGATTTTGTCCGAATTGTAGCAGAAAAAGCCTACGACGCGGGCGCAAAGCATGTGGAGGTCAATTGGCATGACGCGTTCCTCGGAAAGACACGCTTGCTGCGGTCGTCCATCGAGGCTTTATCCGAGTACCCGTCCTGGCGCGTCGAGAGCTACATGAGGATGGCGCAGGAGGGGGCCGCGTTCTTGACCGTGCACGCGCCGCAGCCAAAGCTGCTGCAAGACGTGCCGACAGAGCGCATCACAGCCTCCACCCGGGCCGCGAGACAAGCGCTCAGCGAATACCAGAAGATGCGCCAGTCATTCCGGGTGGCCTGGTCGATTGTGAATTACCCGACCCTGGAGTGGGCGGAGCAGGTTTATCCGGATGCAGCGCCAAAGGAGCGCCTCGAAAGACTGTGGACTGCGATTTTTCGCATGACACGGGTCGACCAGAATGACCCAGCGGCTACGTGGCAAAACCACCTTCACAGCCTCAACACTCGAATCCGTCACTTGAACCAAGTTCAGTATCGCCGTCTGCGCTATCAAGCACCTGGGACGGACTTGGTCGTTGCGCTGCCTGAAAACCATGTGTGGTTAGGCGGAGGCACGACCAATGAACAGGGCATCTTTTTTGTTCCAAACATCCCGACAGAAGAAGTCTTCACGGCGCCGATCCGTACGGGCGTCAATGGGACCGTGCGCAGCACGAAGCCACTCTTTTACAACGGAAAGTTGATTGACGACTTCAGCCTTCGCTTCGAAAACGGCAGAATCGTGGACTATGATGCGGCGGTGGGGTATGACGTCCTGCAATCCATCATTGAAACCGATGAAGGTTCGCACTACCTAGGCGAACTGGCACTCGTCCCTCAGAGTTCACCCATTGCTCAAGAAGACACCATATTCTACAACACCGGATTCGATGAAAACGCCTCATGCCATCTCGCCATCGGCATGGCATACCCCGCCAATATTTCTGGAGGAACAACCATGAGTAGAGAAGCGTTGCTGGAACGTGGGGTCAACACCAGTCTTGTTCACATCGATTTCATGATTGGGTCCAGCGAACTGGATATTGACGGGGAAACACAGGACGGTGAATGGGTGCCGGTCTTCCGAAAGGGAGAGTGGGTGTAG
- a CDS encoding MarR family winged helix-turn-helix transcriptional regulator, with protein sequence MRTDESAKKISRMFSEVYFYCHPAFDIELSHQAVRALQYIQMTGSTNVQNIAYHLACAQNTASEIVRRLRQKGLVEKRRKPDDERVVEVVLTIAGQRAVRQHTGLDVERLTTLLEQVSDAERDAIEHGISLLLKVVRGEKT encoded by the coding sequence GTGCGTACGGACGAATCGGCCAAGAAGATATCTCGTATGTTCTCCGAAGTGTATTTTTATTGTCACCCAGCATTCGACATCGAATTGTCCCACCAGGCGGTGCGCGCGCTCCAGTATATTCAAATGACGGGATCGACGAATGTCCAGAACATCGCGTACCACCTCGCTTGTGCGCAGAACACGGCATCGGAAATTGTTCGGCGGCTGCGCCAAAAGGGGCTCGTGGAAAAGCGTCGGAAGCCTGATGACGAGCGCGTGGTGGAGGTGGTCCTGACAATTGCAGGTCAACGGGCCGTCCGACAGCACACGGGGCTCGATGTGGAGCGGCTGACGACCCTGTTGGAACAGGTGTCGGACGCAGAACGCGATGCGATCGAACACGGCATTTCGTTGCTTCTCAAGGTGGTTCGGGGCGAGAAAACATGA
- a CDS encoding bifunctional transcriptional activator/DNA repair enzyme AdaA has translation MIRRDTKFDGKWYIGIVSTGIVCFPSCRSRLPKRENVRVFATLEDALRAGFRPCKRCKPDHPLGQSPDAEVANRVMEIIECRFHESLTLNALADELNMSPYHLQRTFKRFTGVSPAAELQRVRLQRAKERLETTDVPIRDIARHVGYQSASHFSATFRKTFGVSPNDYRSALKNESVRRQRRPNCSSEERHHA, from the coding sequence ATGATTCGACGGGATACCAAATTCGACGGAAAGTGGTATATCGGCATCGTTTCGACAGGGATTGTTTGTTTCCCATCATGTCGATCACGCCTGCCGAAGCGTGAGAATGTACGTGTCTTTGCCACTTTGGAGGATGCACTGCGCGCAGGCTTCAGGCCCTGCAAGCGCTGTAAACCTGACCATCCGCTGGGTCAGTCCCCCGATGCGGAAGTGGCAAATCGCGTCATGGAAATCATCGAATGCCGCTTTCACGAGTCCTTGACATTGAACGCACTGGCCGACGAACTGAACATGAGCCCCTATCACCTTCAGCGCACGTTTAAACGCTTTACGGGGGTGTCGCCGGCTGCGGAGCTTCAGCGCGTCCGCTTGCAGCGTGCGAAGGAACGTTTAGAGACCACAGATGTTCCCATTCGCGACATCGCTCGGCACGTTGGATACCAAAGTGCATCGCATTTTTCCGCCACGTTTCGCAAGACATTTGGGGTCAGCCCGAACGACTATCGCTCAGCTTTGAAAAATGAATCGGTTCGGCGCCAGCGTCGGCCGAACTGCAGTTCCGAGGAGAGACATCATGCTTGA
- a CDS encoding DNA-3-methyladenine glycosylase family protein yields MLERIDVAAPFDFQQMLRRPLSRPSKYAVIDPEELSYTRVLRMGERAVPVTVLGVGSVDAPGLQLVYPDGLTSAEQTVLVRRVRHMFSADVDLWPFYAMMATEPEWRGVMQQLYGLRPIQDADLFESMVKVIIGQQLNVQFAATLVDRLVDFGGEERVWMGKSLPVFPSPERVAGWTYESLKQLSFSQRKAEYVIDFARAVVDGQVDLDGVWQMWDDQVYDTLLPLRGIGRWTVECFLLFGAGRPDVMPAADIGVQNAVQKLYGLEHRPSEAEVRHMAQAFAPWRSYATYYLWQSLINVV; encoded by the coding sequence ATGCTTGAACGAATCGACGTCGCTGCTCCGTTTGATTTTCAGCAGATGCTGCGCCGACCTCTGTCACGTCCGTCGAAATACGCCGTGATCGACCCGGAGGAACTGTCCTATACGAGGGTATTGCGGATGGGCGAACGCGCGGTACCGGTCACAGTGCTTGGCGTGGGCAGCGTGGATGCGCCAGGGTTGCAGCTCGTATACCCGGATGGATTGACCAGCGCAGAACAGACCGTACTGGTTCGACGGGTGAGGCATATGTTTTCGGCTGATGTAGACCTTTGGCCCTTCTATGCCATGATGGCAACGGAACCAGAGTGGAGAGGGGTGATGCAGCAATTGTACGGCCTGCGGCCCATCCAGGATGCGGATTTGTTCGAATCCATGGTCAAGGTCATCATTGGCCAGCAGCTCAATGTACAATTTGCTGCCACGTTGGTCGACAGACTGGTGGACTTTGGCGGCGAAGAACGGGTGTGGATGGGGAAGTCCCTGCCAGTCTTCCCTTCGCCAGAGCGAGTGGCCGGATGGACCTATGAAAGCCTGAAACAATTATCGTTCAGCCAGCGGAAAGCGGAATACGTCATCGACTTCGCGCGTGCAGTCGTGGATGGACAGGTTGATCTCGACGGCGTGTGGCAGATGTGGGACGACCAAGTTTACGATACACTGCTGCCGCTGCGGGGCATTGGGCGGTGGACGGTGGAGTGTTTTCTCCTCTTTGGCGCAGGCAGACCCGATGTCATGCCGGCTGCGGACATTGGTGTGCAAAATGCCGTACAGAAACTGTATGGACTGGAACACCGCCCAAGCGAAGCTGAGGTTCGGCACATGGCGCAGGCCTTTGCACCATGGCGAAGCTATGCAACGTATTACCTGTGGCAGAGCTTAATCAACGTCGTGTAG
- a CDS encoding DinB family protein, translating into MNPIQQQYQWVAQTRNVLFEYCSTMTPTDYVKQVSAFGWGSVRNLHVHVADCYRHWLQGFGLGEKVEDTPVHAYPSVDDVARLFASVDDLVQQFLAKFEHALDQPITGHVPWQRDPLQLSPLWLLTHTITHEFHHKGQLVSLTRHLGYAPPDTDLVLPDQSG; encoded by the coding sequence GTGAATCCAATCCAACAACAGTATCAATGGGTCGCGCAAACCCGCAATGTCTTGTTCGAGTATTGTAGCACCATGACCCCGACGGACTATGTCAAGCAGGTGTCCGCGTTTGGATGGGGGTCCGTGCGCAACCTTCACGTTCACGTGGCAGACTGTTACCGACACTGGCTGCAAGGCTTTGGCCTGGGGGAGAAGGTGGAAGACACCCCTGTCCACGCGTATCCCTCCGTCGACGATGTGGCGCGTCTGTTCGCGTCGGTGGACGACCTGGTGCAGCAGTTTCTTGCGAAGTTCGAGCATGCACTCGACCAACCCATCACGGGTCATGTGCCGTGGCAGCGTGATCCATTACAGTTGTCCCCGCTGTGGCTTCTGACGCACACCATCACACATGAATTCCATCACAAGGGGCAATTGGTCAGTCTGACGCGGCACCTTGGGTATGCGCCGCCAGACACGGACCTTGTCCTGCCGGACCAGTCCGGGTGA
- a CDS encoding RluA family pseudouridine synthase, producing MLPPETTDIVPMAMDLDIRYEDDEIVVVNKPAGLLTHPTARERIGSIQSGLYAYLSPQGQVPHCVHRLDRDTSGLVLFAKHAHVHHLFDEALRKGQVHRVYAAIVHVAENVPGTPADDDTPGLTTGAWHTIDMPIALHPDKPSRRIIAPEGQRAVTHYRFAAVHPPAALVQLVLETGRTHQIRLHMAAAGMPLVGDRDYGNPALPAMGLRRQALHAVQLGWRHPVTGVTRTVSAAPPADLRAAWRRAGGRDEDWAFLLEDEEALHHVRIV from the coding sequence ATGTTACCTCCAGAGACGACAGACATCGTTCCGATGGCGATGGACTTGGACATCCGCTACGAGGACGACGAGATTGTCGTGGTCAACAAGCCTGCAGGGCTGCTCACACACCCGACGGCGCGCGAGCGGATCGGATCGATTCAATCCGGCCTGTACGCCTATTTGTCGCCGCAGGGACAAGTGCCGCACTGTGTGCACCGGCTGGACCGAGATACGTCCGGGCTGGTCTTGTTCGCCAAACACGCGCACGTGCATCACCTGTTTGACGAGGCCTTGCGCAAGGGGCAGGTGCACCGTGTCTACGCGGCGATTGTGCATGTGGCGGAGAACGTACCCGGCACGCCGGCCGACGATGATACACCGGGCCTGACAACCGGTGCGTGGCACACCATTGACATGCCCATCGCACTCCATCCGGACAAACCTTCGCGCCGCATCATCGCACCGGAGGGGCAGCGCGCTGTGACGCATTATCGGTTCGCAGCCGTCCATCCGCCCGCGGCCCTCGTACAGCTGGTGCTGGAAACGGGGCGGACGCACCAGATTCGGCTCCACATGGCAGCCGCGGGCATGCCGCTGGTTGGCGATCGCGACTATGGCAACCCCGCTCTCCCCGCAATGGGCTTGAGACGGCAGGCGCTCCATGCCGTGCAGCTCGGGTGGCGCCACCCCGTGACAGGTGTCACACGCACGGTCAGTGCCGCGCCCCCGGCCGATTTGCGGGCCGCGTGGCGCAGGGCTGGCGGCCGTGACGAAGACTGGGCGTTTCTACTAGAGGACGAAGAAGCGTTGCACCATGTTCGAATCGTCTGA
- a CDS encoding M42 family metallopeptidase: MSSPSFHHHRDTFLELLDSHAGPGFEHPIAAKMERFFSLYSADIRTDTLGNLMARIVPPAAPANARVPRILLAAHMDEIALVVTQIDQGGFLRVWDAHAFDPRTLVGQEVLVHTHDGDALLGIVGSKPPHLSSPAERKRAPKLEDLFVDLAMPETAVRERVRVGDRITVRRGTMELLNGRIAGKALDNRASLAVVLECLAALQQLRHTAEVYAAATVQEEVGLRGAMTAAYGVNPDIAIAIDVTFAGMPGQAPDESFEMGKGPVITMGPNLHPKVFRQLRDTAMHHNVPYQIEFSQGPTGTDAAALQIAREGLATGLVGVAIRYMHTSVETASYDDIAACGRLLAHFIASIDLAMVEGLTCY, from the coding sequence ATGTCGAGTCCGTCCTTCCATCATCACCGTGACACATTCCTGGAACTCCTCGACAGTCATGCTGGACCCGGGTTTGAGCATCCCATCGCAGCCAAGATGGAACGGTTCTTTTCCCTCTATTCAGCCGACATCCGTACGGATACCCTGGGCAACTTGATGGCCCGCATCGTCCCGCCAGCGGCGCCTGCCAACGCGCGCGTACCGCGCATTCTGCTGGCGGCGCACATGGACGAGATTGCCTTGGTGGTGACGCAAATCGACCAGGGTGGATTCCTGCGCGTCTGGGACGCCCATGCCTTTGACCCGCGCACCCTTGTGGGACAGGAAGTTTTGGTACATACGCATGACGGCGATGCCCTCCTTGGCATCGTGGGCTCGAAGCCGCCGCACTTATCCTCTCCAGCGGAGCGCAAACGAGCGCCGAAGCTGGAAGACCTGTTCGTGGATTTGGCGATGCCGGAAACTGCGGTGCGCGAGCGTGTGCGGGTCGGAGACCGCATCACGGTTCGCCGCGGCACCATGGAACTCCTGAATGGCCGCATCGCCGGAAAAGCGTTGGACAACCGCGCCAGCCTCGCGGTGGTGCTGGAGTGCCTGGCGGCACTGCAGCAGCTGCGTCACACCGCCGAAGTCTACGCGGCCGCCACCGTCCAGGAGGAAGTTGGGCTGCGCGGCGCCATGACGGCGGCGTACGGGGTGAACCCGGACATTGCCATCGCGATTGACGTTACGTTCGCCGGCATGCCGGGCCAGGCGCCGGACGAGAGCTTCGAAATGGGCAAGGGACCCGTCATCACGATGGGGCCCAACCTGCATCCCAAGGTGTTCCGGCAGCTGCGCGACACCGCCATGCATCACAACGTGCCCTACCAAATTGAATTCTCCCAAGGGCCCACTGGAACGGATGCGGCGGCGCTGCAAATCGCCCGCGAAGGACTCGCGACGGGGTTGGTCGGCGTGGCCATCCGCTACATGCACACCTCCGTCGAGACCGCTTCGTACGACGACATCGCGGCGTGCGGGCGGCTGTTGGCGCACTTCATCGCAAGCATCGACCTGGCGATGGTGGAGGGACTCACATGTTATTGA
- a CDS encoding M42 family metallopeptidase, with protein sequence MLLKRLTEAMGPSGFEDEIRNLLREEVTPYVDHIETDVLGNLLCTKGAAGAWPRVMLDAHMDEVGLMVVHVEDNGLLKFRAIGGIDPRVLISKPVRIGDNKVPGVIGMKPIHLQDHDEQHRVPTLTQLYIDIGAKNREDALSAVQPGDVAMFATPFETIGVRAMKAKSFDDRIGCAVLVETLKKPRKLPFFAAFTVQEEVGLRGAAAAAYRLAPDIAIALEGTVCADVGGAPGHTEATKLGGGPAFTVQDGHTIADKRFLDFMISVAEKHNIPHQLRRVKGGSNDFGAIHKSREGVIGGGISVPVRYIHAPSQIASIDDYEHTIALVDAILNEIEAGGFTA encoded by the coding sequence ATGTTATTGAAGCGATTGACCGAGGCCATGGGACCGTCGGGATTTGAAGACGAAATCCGGAACCTGCTGCGTGAGGAGGTCACCCCCTACGTCGACCACATCGAGACCGACGTCCTCGGCAACCTGTTGTGTACCAAGGGTGCCGCGGGAGCGTGGCCGCGCGTCATGCTCGATGCGCACATGGACGAAGTCGGCCTGATGGTCGTCCACGTCGAGGACAACGGCCTCCTGAAGTTCCGGGCCATTGGCGGCATCGACCCGCGGGTGCTGATTTCCAAACCCGTGCGGATTGGCGACAACAAGGTGCCCGGGGTCATCGGGATGAAGCCAATTCACTTACAAGATCACGACGAGCAGCACCGCGTCCCCACCCTGACGCAGCTTTATATCGACATTGGCGCAAAAAACCGGGAGGACGCGTTGTCCGCCGTCCAGCCGGGCGACGTGGCGATGTTCGCCACCCCGTTTGAAACCATTGGGGTCCGCGCGATGAAGGCGAAGTCGTTCGATGACCGCATCGGCTGCGCCGTGCTTGTGGAGACGCTGAAAAAGCCGCGGAAGCTGCCGTTCTTCGCTGCGTTCACAGTGCAGGAGGAGGTCGGTCTGCGCGGTGCCGCGGCAGCGGCGTATCGGCTGGCGCCGGACATCGCGATCGCGCTGGAAGGCACGGTCTGCGCCGACGTCGGCGGTGCGCCGGGGCACACGGAGGCGACGAAGCTGGGCGGCGGGCCCGCCTTCACGGTGCAGGACGGGCACACCATCGCCGACAAGCGCTTCCTCGACTTTATGATTTCCGTCGCAGAGAAGCACAACATCCCCCATCAACTCAGGCGCGTCAAGGGCGGCTCCAACGACTTTGGTGCGATTCACAAGAGCCGCGAGGGTGTGATTGGCGGCGGCATCTCCGTGCCCGTGCGGTACATTCACGCACCCTCGCAAATCGCGTCGATCGACGACTACGAGCACACCATCGCACTCGTGGACGCGATCTTGAATGAAATCGAGGCAGGAGGATTCACCGCATGA
- a CDS encoding zinc-binding metallopeptidase family protein, giving the protein MKDRILELSQYAAPSGAEAGISQALLRHVEDVADEVRIDRLGNAIAIKHGRSPRVMLAAHADEPGVMVTHIDDQGFVRLVSVGDLDARSLVGRHVQFTNGVVGIVGVESEVKPADITFDHLYVDIGAESAEAAHGRVRIGLEGVIDERVVVLDDNRLVGRALDNRVGCSIAIETFRTLAAEGYAMSVVFTAQQAVGARGARTAAFQLKPDLAFVIDAAPAGDMPQAPRMALKLGAGPAVKVMDRTVIVPLNIKDLLMDSAKAAGVDIQYEVWPLGLTDAGAIQVSEAGIALGGVSYPARYVGGPSTMVDLRDAAGAVQLLCAAVRRAAGQA; this is encoded by the coding sequence ATGAAAGACAGGATTCTGGAATTGAGCCAATACGCGGCCCCCTCCGGTGCCGAAGCGGGGATTTCGCAAGCCTTGCTGCGCCACGTCGAGGATGTGGCAGACGAAGTGCGAATCGACCGGCTGGGCAACGCCATCGCCATCAAGCACGGGCGGAGTCCCCGTGTGATGCTCGCCGCTCACGCGGACGAGCCGGGCGTGATGGTCACCCACATCGACGACCAGGGGTTTGTGCGGCTGGTGTCGGTTGGTGATTTGGATGCGCGCAGCCTGGTCGGACGGCACGTGCAGTTTACGAACGGCGTGGTCGGCATCGTCGGGGTGGAATCGGAGGTCAAGCCCGCGGACATCACGTTCGACCACCTGTACGTGGACATTGGCGCCGAATCCGCAGAAGCTGCTCACGGGCGCGTGCGCATCGGGCTGGAGGGTGTGATTGACGAGCGGGTGGTGGTCCTCGACGACAACCGCCTCGTTGGCAGGGCCTTGGACAACCGAGTCGGGTGTTCGATCGCGATCGAAACGTTCCGCACCCTGGCTGCCGAGGGATACGCCATGTCCGTCGTGTTCACGGCCCAGCAGGCGGTCGGGGCGCGCGGGGCGAGAACGGCGGCCTTCCAGTTGAAGCCGGACCTCGCCTTCGTGATTGACGCGGCACCGGCCGGCGACATGCCGCAGGCGCCGCGGATGGCCCTGAAACTGGGCGCCGGCCCGGCCGTGAAAGTGATGGACCGGACGGTGATTGTGCCGCTGAACATCAAGGACTTGCTGATGGACAGCGCGAAAGCGGCCGGCGTGGACATCCAGTACGAGGTGTGGCCGCTCGGCCTGACCGACGCTGGCGCAATTCAAGTGTCCGAGGCGGGGATTGCCCTCGGCGGCGTCTCCTACCCGGCGCGGTACGTCGGCGGCCCAAGCACCATGGTGGACTTGCGGGATGCGGCGGGCGCCGTGCAATTGCTCTGCGCGGCAGTTCGCCGTGCGGCCGGCCAGGCCTAA
- the aroA gene encoding 3-phosphoshikimate 1-carboxyvinyltransferase, translated as MSDATPDLQARSPWSTLTGVQRMHVDPYRGSVTGELSVPGSKSFTNRALIIAAMARGQSRLSGILQSDDSYWCIDALQRLGIAVHVDGDCVEIEGCGGAWPTLAGSLYLGASGTLSRFLPGALAAAPQGRWTLDGSSRLRERPMRPLLDGLTRLGAQLSFEGQPGALPFTVHANGLDGGEVFISGDTSSQFISGLLIAAPYARTPVTIHVTSPIVQHAYVRMTLDLMAQFGVDVEYTEDLRKLRVEPAAYQARELSLEADASTACYFLALAAVTGGRVCVQNLPPTTRQPDIGLVDVLARMGCTVERTTSSIALSGPPQTSASAPLKGGFTVSMKEMSDQAVLLAAIAVYADAPVTITDVAHIRAHESDRIAAICASLQRLGIQVEEHEDGLTVYPGRPGQAALPSYDDHRIAMSLSVLAAAGQGADILDPGCVSKTCPAFFDLLGQLGIHTQAHRS; from the coding sequence ATGTCGGATGCAACACCCGATTTACAAGCTCGTTCGCCGTGGTCGACCCTGACGGGTGTGCAGCGCATGCATGTGGACCCATACCGGGGGTCAGTGACGGGCGAGCTTTCTGTGCCAGGGAGCAAGAGTTTCACCAACCGGGCGCTCATCATCGCCGCGATGGCACGCGGGCAAAGCCGGCTGTCCGGCATCCTGCAGAGCGATGACTCCTATTGGTGTATCGACGCCTTGCAGCGGCTTGGCATTGCCGTTCACGTCGACGGCGACTGTGTGGAAATCGAAGGCTGCGGCGGTGCGTGGCCGACGTTGGCGGGTTCGCTGTACTTGGGTGCCTCAGGCACCTTGTCGCGGTTTCTCCCCGGCGCTTTGGCCGCTGCGCCGCAAGGGCGGTGGACGCTCGACGGCTCGTCACGGCTGCGCGAGCGGCCGATGAGGCCGCTCCTGGACGGGTTGACGCGGCTCGGTGCCCAATTGTCCTTCGAAGGGCAGCCTGGCGCACTGCCGTTCACCGTCCACGCGAACGGCCTCGACGGCGGGGAAGTCTTCATCTCCGGCGATACGTCGAGCCAGTTCATCAGCGGACTGCTCATCGCTGCCCCATATGCGCGCACTCCGGTCACCATTCACGTCACCAGTCCCATCGTGCAGCACGCCTACGTGCGCATGACGCTCGACCTGATGGCGCAGTTCGGTGTCGACGTTGAATACACAGAAGACCTGCGCAAGCTCCGCGTCGAGCCGGCCGCGTACCAGGCCCGCGAGCTTTCATTGGAAGCGGACGCCTCGACGGCGTGCTACTTCCTGGCCTTGGCGGCGGTGACCGGGGGACGGGTGTGCGTTCAGAACCTCCCCCCGACGACGCGCCAGCCCGATATTGGACTGGTGGACGTACTGGCCCGCATGGGCTGTACGGTGGAGCGGACCACATCGTCGATTGCGCTGTCGGGCCCGCCGCAAACGTCAGCCAGTGCGCCCCTCAAGGGCGGCTTCACCGTGAGTATGAAAGAAATGTCCGACCAGGCCGTGCTGCTCGCGGCAATTGCCGTGTATGCGGACGCGCCAGTCACCATTACGGATGTGGCGCACATCCGCGCGCACGAGTCAGACCGCATTGCGGCGATTTGCGCGTCGTTACAAAGGCTTGGCATCCAGGTGGAGGAGCACGAAGACGGGCTCACCGTCTACCCGGGCAGGCCGGGCCAGGCAGCGCTGCCCTCGTACGACGACCACCGCATTGCGATGTCGCTGTCGGTGCTTGCTGCCGCCGGCCAAGGTGCAGACATTCTCGACCCGGGCTGCGTCTCGAAGACGTGCCCAGCGTTTTTCGATTTGCTAGGTCAACTAGGCATCCACACACAGGCCCATCGTTCATGA
- the aroC gene encoding chorismate synthase: MRYLSAGESHGPELTVIVEGMPSGLAVSKAAIDEQLRRRQQGYGRGLRMKIETDQVEVTSGVRFGKTLGSPITLHVVNKDFVHWTDRMAVWDEAPDNLKQVTRPRPGHADLAGAIKYDHEDIRNVLERASARNTATMVAAGALARQLLRHFGIDITAHVVEIGGVQAKQVPTDWDTLISTCDESQVRTADKAAEAAMIARIDEAKEKGDTVGGVFEVIIRGCPIGLGSYVHPDRKLDGQLAAAMMSIQAIKGVEIGLGFEAARRFGSEVHDAIVHDGSRYLRPTNGAGGLEGGVTNGEPIVLRVAMKPISTLYQPLASVNMATKQAEPATVERSDYCAVPAASVVGENVAAWVIAQAFLDKFSGDSIAQIEEQVAAYARRVAGR; this comes from the coding sequence TTGCGGTATTTGTCCGCTGGTGAGTCCCATGGACCGGAACTCACCGTGATTGTGGAAGGCATGCCAAGCGGCCTTGCGGTCAGCAAAGCAGCGATAGACGAGCAGCTCCGCCGGCGCCAACAGGGCTACGGCCGGGGGCTGCGGATGAAAATTGAGACCGACCAGGTCGAGGTGACCAGCGGCGTCCGCTTCGGCAAAACCCTCGGCTCGCCGATCACCCTGCACGTGGTGAACAAGGACTTTGTCCACTGGACAGACCGCATGGCGGTTTGGGACGAGGCGCCGGACAACCTCAAGCAGGTGACACGCCCGCGCCCGGGACACGCCGATTTAGCGGGGGCCATCAAGTATGACCACGAAGACATCCGAAACGTGCTGGAGCGTGCGAGCGCGCGCAACACGGCCACAATGGTCGCGGCGGGCGCATTGGCGAGGCAGCTGCTGAGGCACTTTGGCATCGACATCACCGCGCATGTGGTGGAGATTGGCGGCGTGCAGGCAAAACAGGTGCCGACGGACTGGGATACGCTCATCAGCACTTGTGACGAGTCGCAGGTGCGGACGGCCGACAAGGCGGCAGAGGCGGCAATGATCGCTCGCATCGACGAGGCGAAGGAAAAGGGCGATACTGTAGGCGGTGTGTTTGAGGTCATTATCCGCGGGTGTCCGATTGGCTTAGGCAGTTATGTGCACCCCGACCGCAAGCTGGACGGCCAATTGGCCGCCGCCATGATGAGCATCCAGGCCATCAAGGGCGTGGAAATCGGCCTTGGCTTTGAGGCCGCGCGGCGGTTTGGCTCGGAGGTGCACGATGCGATTGTGCATGACGGATCGCGCTATCTTCGCCCGACCAACGGCGCCGGCGGTCTGGAAGGCGGCGTGACGAACGGCGAACCGATTGTCCTGCGGGTGGCGATGAAGCCCATCTCCACGCTGTACCAGCCGCTCGCGAGCGTGAACATGGCCACCAAACAAGCAGAACCCGCGACGGTAGAGCGCTCCGACTACTGCGCCGTGCCGGCGGCTTCGGTGGTCGGGGAAAACGTCGCCGCCTGGGTGATTGCACAGGCCTTCCTGGACAAGTTCAGCGGCGACAGCATCGCGCAGATTGAAGAGCAGGTCGCGGCCTATGCAAGGCGGGTCGCGGGACGATGA